The proteins below come from a single Necator americanus strain Aroian chromosome V, whole genome shotgun sequence genomic window:
- a CDS encoding hypothetical protein (NECATOR_CHRV.G17551.T1), with product MLNALEGDPLMRTSSTSLTKLEKILDDNGEGTKRVEEMLGSACPVKKGHPSFMDGDGEHQKDCLFEPTEENTTLFSRSG from the exons atgctaaacgccctcgagggtgACCCCCTAATGAg gacctcgtcaacgtcactcacgaaacttgagaaaatcttggatgacaatggcgagggaacgaaacgagtggaagagatgctggggtcCGCATGTCCAGTGAAGAAGGGCCATccaa GTTTTATGGATGGAGATGGCGAACATCAAAAAGATTGTCTATTTGAGCCCACAGAAGAAAATACGACGCTTTTCTCAAGGAGCGGCTAA
- a CDS encoding hypothetical protein (NECATOR_CHRV.G17550.T3), whose protein sequence is MKGQEGSTYMDFHIDQCLSVDVFCQPIKGNLYVDLLEDYKSVEITGTTVNRTFTCTDNMEWMDTISQQIVGNVTCLMRDGTPSTPAAVLSSMVGETSDMPLFTTSETFSTTMNDGTTTDFSDEQTTNPIETTEPFSTEEVTTTESEIESSEFTSTDSRVTSPIPGEETTDLIETSEQFSTAELTTSESVMESSELMSTESRATSPIPYEQTTNVIETTEPFSTAEVTTTESVMESSEFTSTDSRVTSLIPGEQTTDLIETTEQFSTAELTTSESVMESSELMSTESRATSPIPYEQTTNVIEITEPLSTAEVITTESVMESSEFTSTDSRVTSLISGEQTTDLIETTEQFSTAELTTSESVMESSELMSTESRATSPIPYEQTTNVIETTEPVSTAEVTTTESAIESSELTSTDSKVTVTVTIGEQTTNPIETTEKFSTVEVTTTESAMESSELMSTDIRTTTPIPYERTTNPIETTESFSTAEVTTTEVVMESSELTSMDIRTATPIPYEQTTIQPMSETPTVFGSTSPATIIGETTPHVMSSQAETTTMSEITMITGAPLGTTEEMTQPQSSIATMDWTSIKNSWSTGDSTTVTEGAALTSTSFVDTNGPMTMETTAFPTFRTEQTVGTEKLTTMTEEATTETSGDCGMCRNMQVHDMGRTDAYNGMMVLDHTIDRNGCKFVDATENATLYINGVDVLATGQGSHRVKLSCNKNKMWITSDGQVTDNVSCLVAKQPANPQTLPPDLSSTTTATTTTTPPPRDREPCMSCARLTVEPLAAIYDNGFTTLLTSTDGRCMTIELTCEGNKVDDELVLVISGTVFEEGVGSLKMNLTCNDMMTWVTSSGYVVPLISCGIRQADLPLPTTVSASSSTSTIATTTTTPTPTTTTTMTVSTAAKSKCDQCPNMQPIPASSMNPTETNGMLTLDHFSDFNGCRVVVIRCSVAPRSENATIIFNDGIDSLSSSSRITTSLTCNEEGKWIRMNQEITSAACRVSLPCSNCNRQLVTSVPAGYSSGFLTMDTSFIDGCLNVALSCSAPDKSSDVALVNNVGDRLVKESTTVNLTLSCNDQSYWVTPSGTVVDNLSCAVIEKPTLPPVVRTTTTTTTTPVEAAHHGELAMLRSFYQKIGAQPSPAHLRVGRNGGNGPIALIHAVHVALCSDLGLATRLDRTVFVRGLDSRKWSVIEKCADIHVTPRVVTDSHQHHITGDFSA, encoded by the exons ATGAAAGGGCAAGAGGGATCTACGTATATGGACTTTCACATAGATCAATGCCTTTCCGTTGATGTTTTCTGTCAACCTATAAAG GGTAATCTCTACGTAGACCTTCTCGAAGACTACAAATCCGTGGAAATCACCGGAACGACAGTGAACCGCACTTTCACATGCACTGATAACATGGAATGGATGGACACCATATCTCAGCAAATCGTTGGGAACGTGACCTGTCTGATGAGAGATG GAACACCGTCGACTCCTGCTGCAGTGTTGTCTAGTATGGTGGGAGAAACCAGCGACATGCCCTTATTCACGACTTCTGAAACATTCTCCACTACAATGAACGACGGGACAACAACAGATTTCAGTGACGAGCAAACAACTAATCCCATTGAAACAACTGAACCGTTTTCTACAGAAGAAGTAACAACTACAGAATCTGAGATAGAATCAAGCGAATTTACGAGCACGGACAGTAGGGTTACTTCACCTATCCCTGGAGAGGAAACGACAGACCTGATAGAAACAAGCGAACAGTTTTCTACGGCGGAATTAACAACTTCAGAGTCTGTGATGGAATCTAGCGAACTGATGAGCACGGAAAGCAGAGCAACATCACCTATTCCTTATGAGCAAACGACAAATGTGATAGAAACAACCGAACCGTTTTCTACAGCGGAAGTAACCACTACAGAATCTGTGATGGAATCTAGCGAATTTACGAGCACGGACAGTAGGGTTACGTCACTTATCCCCGGCGAGCAAACGACAGACCTGATAGAAACAACCGAACAGTTTTCTACGGCGGAATTAACAACTTCAGAATCTGTGATGGAATCTAGCGAACTGATGAGCACGGAAAGCAGAGCAACATCACCTATTCCTTATGAGCAAACGACAAATGTGATAGAAATAACCGAACCGTTATCTACAGCGGAAGTAATCACTACAGAATCTGTGATGGAATCTAGCGAATTTACGAGCACGGACAGTAGGGTTACGTCACTTATCTCCGGCGAGCAAACGACAGACCTGATAGAAACAACCGAACAGTTTTCTACGGCGGAATTAACAACTTCAGAATCTGTGATGGAATCTAGCGAACTGATGAGCACGGAAAGCAGAGCAACATCACCTATTCCTTATGAGCAAACGACAAATGTGATAGAAACAACCGAACCGGTATCTACAGCGGAAGTAACCACTACAGAATCTGCTATAGAATCAAGCGAATTGACGAGCACGGACAGTAAGGTTACGGTTACGGTTACCATTGGCGAGCAAACAACCAATCCGATAGAAACAACCGAAAAGTTTTCTACAGTGGAAGTAACGACTACAGAATCCGCAATGGAATCTAGTGAACTGATGAGCACGGACATCAGAACAACAACACCCATCCCTTACGAGCGAACAACCAATCCGATAGAAACAACTGAATCGTTTTCTACAGCAGAAGTAACAACTACAGAAGTTGTAATGGAATCTAGTGAACTGACGAGCATGGACATCAGAACAGCAACACCTATCCCTTACGAGCAAACGACAATCCAGCCAATGTCAGAAACTCCAACAGTCTTCGGATCTACTTCGCCAGCGACAATTATAGGGGAAACTACACCGCATGTTATGTCAAGTCAGGCTGAAACTACCACAATGAGCGAAATTACTATGATTACCGGAGCTCCCTTGGGAACTACAGAAGAAATGACTCAACCACAATCGTCCATCGCAACCATGGATTGGACATCCATTAAGAACAGTTGGTCAACTGGTGATTCCACAACTGTTACAGAAGGTGCTGCGTTAACGAGCACATCTTTCGTTGATACAAATGGACCTATGACGATGGAAACTACTGCATTTCCGACATTTAGGACTGAACAAACTGTGGGGACAGAGAAGTTAACGACTATGACAGAGGAAGCTACAACAGAAACTTCAG GTGATTGCGGAATGTGTAGGAACATGCAGGTTCATGATATGGGACGAACGGACGCCTATAACGGTATGATGGTGCTTGATCATACTATTGATCGTAACGGTTGTAAATTTGTGGAT GCAACCGAAAACGCTACACTCTACATAAACGGAGTAGATGTTCTGGCAACTGGTCAAGGATCTCATCGCGTCAAGTTGTcatgcaacaaaaacaaaatgtggaTAACAAGCGATGGCCAAGTTACGGATAACGTCTCATGTTTAGTTGCAA AGCAGCCAGCAAATCCGCAAACGCTTCCTCCGGATCTATCATCCACCACAACAGCCACGACAACCACAACACCGCCGCCACGTGACAGAG AACCGTGCATGTCTTGCGCACGTCTTACCGTGGAACCGCTCGCTGCTATCTATGACAACGGGTTCACAACTCTTCTCACATCAACCGATGGGAGGTGCATGACTATTGAGTTGACATGTGAGGGAAATAAG GTTGATGATGAGCTTGTTCTGGTGATCAGCGGGACGGTTTTCGAGGAAGGCGTGGGCTCGTTGAAAATGAATCTCACATGTAACGATATGATGACATGGGTGACTTCAAGTGGATACGTCGTTCCACTTATATCTTGCGGAATTCGACAAG CTGATCTACCCTTGCCTACCACGGTCAGCGCCAGTTCGAGCACTTCCACAATCgcaaccaccaccaccaccccGACACCtaccacaacaacaacaatgaccGTATCAACAGCTGCGAAAT CCAAATGTGATCAATGTCCGAACATGCAACCAATACCAGCCAGTTCAATGAATCCTACTGAAACGAATGGAATGCTAACATTAGAccatttttctgatttcaacGGTTGTAGAGTTGTGGTGATACGATGCTCGGTTGCTCCT CGATCTGAAAATGCTACGATTATTTTCAACGACGGTATTGACTCGCTGTCGTCTTCAAGCAGAATTACCACATCCTTAACATGTAATGAAGAAGGGAAATGGATTAGAATGAACCAGGAGATTACTTCTGCAGCATGCCGTGTTTCAT TACCATGCTCTAACTGTAATCGACAGTTAGTCACAAGTGTTCCTGCTGGATATTCCAGTGGATTCTTAACAATGGATACCTCATTCATCGATGGATGCCTCAATGTCGCTCTTTCCTGCTCAGCACCAGAT AAGTCATCGGATGTGGCTTTGGTTAACAACGTGGGCGATCGTCTTGTAAAAGAGAGTACAACTGTGAACCTCACTCTATCATGTAACGATCAATCCTATTGGGTCACACCTTCAGGTACAGTAGTGGACAACCTCAGCTGTGCCGTTATCGAAA AACCCACATTACCGCCCGTGGtcagaacaacaacaacaacaacaacaacacctGTTGAA GCGGCACATCATGGAGAACTGGCGATGTTGAGATCTTTCTATCAAAAGATAGG AGCACAACCATCTCCTGCGCATCTTCGAGTTGGGCGGAATGGAGGGAATGGTCCAATTGCACTGATACATGCGGTTCATGTGGCACTATGCAGCGATTTAGGGCTTGCAACAAGGCTAGACCGGACTGTATTTGTGAGGG GACTGGATTCGAGAAAGTGGTCTGTAATCGAGAAGTGTGCCGATATCCACGTGACGCCGCGTGTTGTGACGGATTCGCACCAACATCATATAACGGGAGATTTTTCTGCATGA
- a CDS encoding hypothetical protein (NECATOR_CHRV.G17552.T1) translates to MVLILTLFIEEVSSGLNHTSTGDWTTEDLETVEYSTESPYLLGTTRRTTKRIIATRYSRTKTYTTTKTTREHKTSRTTTKTTKQHKTSRTTRKTTRESKTSTKKKPITVPSSTPNVFLPSTTKKLTSPSTTKKLTSPSTAKKLTSPTTRKKLTSPKPKNRTSERTVIQSTPLVQTAIVKTLKTFVTVIIQKVSTPAPSPRKRRSTKSAEDMTLGPLMLQQLNELRDRSRIAFENSRRKRRDYKEHDIRYLWILFTLPIIALFAYILSVIIRRKKYHAKRFAGGGKLETGILDCGSGVAYKLRCASMYTFHYTQPPVHWFHLNLNSLSNVKLNFQSTQKSQYIELAATEEARTAAGTSEKEKKKRKKKKKKEMKKKKKKKKKKGGGGRSREDHVPSPRSSEEKVGSSRTQPAFKSEVKVITSEELRRKNWTYIKTPLTPVRDQFDAKKFTDRGPLVLTKELQGDVKFADVTSSKEITKVEFDEGLNEIVGIGSCVEVITESERKPSIIGVQPTAQTNSEIDKPATKPASQKAKMKEVGDLELTQDKSVKSMKNKQKTGSDSQADRKNSRRAIARTMGTPSSRKENRKNV, encoded by the exons ATGGTGCTTATTTTGACCTTGTTCATTGAGGAG GTCAGCAGCGGTCTTAATCACACCTC aacGGGAGATTGGACTACAGAGGACCTTGAAACAGTCGAATATTCTACAGAATCACCATACCTTCTTGGAACAACAAGAC GGACAACGAAAAGAATTATTGCGACAAGGTATAGCCGCACAAAAACTTATACTACAACGAAAACAACAAGAGAACATAAAACAAGCCGTACCacaacgaaaacaacaaaacaacacaaaacaaGCCGTACTACAAGGAAAACAACAAGAGAAAGTAAAACAAGCACAAAGAAAAAGCCGATTACTGTACCATCATCAACACCTAATGTATTTCTACCgagtacaacaaaaaaattgacgtcaccgagtacaacaaaaaaattgacgtcaccgagtacagcaaaaaaattgacgtcaccgactacaagaaaaaaattgacttcaCCGAAACCTAAAAATCGAACTTCGGAGAGGACTGTGATTCAAAGTACCCCATTAGTTCAGACCGCTATAGTTAAAACACTGAAAACCTTCGTCACCGTGATTATACAAAAGGTCTCTACACCTGCTCCATCTCCTCGCAAACGCAGATCTACCAAATCCGCTGAAGATATGACGCTG GGTCCTCTTATGTTGCAACAATTAAACGAACTTCGGGACCGAAGTCGAATTGCTTTCGAGAATTCAAGACGAAAACGAAGAGATTATAAGGAACATGA TATTCGTTACCTTTGGATCCTGTTCACTCTTCCGATTATAGCACTATTCGCTTATATTCTATCCGTTAttatacgaagaaaaaaatatcatgcAAAAA GATTCGCGGGCGGGGGAAAGCTAGAGACGGGGATTCTGGACTGCGGATCCGGAGTGGCCTACAAGTTACGCTgcgcctctatgtacacaTTCCATTACACTCAGCCTCCTGTTCATTGGTTCCATTTGAATTTGAACTCACTTTCAAATGTTAAATTGAACTTTCAAAG CACACAAAAGTcccaatatattgaattggcagcAACCGAAGAGGCAAGAACTGCCGCAGGAACGtcggagaaggagaagaagaagagaaagaagaagaagaagaaggagatgaagaaaaagaagaagaagaagaagaagaaaggggGAGGGGGTCGTTCTCGAGAGGATCAtgtcccatcaccacgctCGTCCGAGGAgaaag TGGGCTCATCTAGGACGCAACCGGCGTTTAAATCGGAAGTGAAGGTAATAACAAGTGAAGAATTGAGGCGGAAG AACTGGACATACATCAAAACACCGCTAACACCTGTACGTGATCAATTTGATGCGAAAAAATTTACGGATCGTGGTCCACTAGTGCTAACGAAGGAGCTTCAAGGCGATGTG aaatttgctGACGTAACATCATCGAAAGAGATCACAAAAGTGGAATTCGATGAAGGATTAAATGAAATTGTTGGAATAGGTTCATGTGTAGAAGTGATTACTGAGAGTGAG CGAAAACCATCAATAATCGGAGTTCAGCCAACTGCACAAACAAATAGTGAAATCGATAAG CCAGCCACGAAGCCAGCCtctcaaaaagcaaaaatgaaagaagttgGAGATCTGGAATTAACGCAGGATAAATCAGTAAAGAGTATGAAAAACAAG caaaaaaccGGATCCGATTCACAGGCGGATCGCAAAAATTCCCGGAGAGCTATTGCACGAACAATGGGTACGCCGtcaagcagaaaagaaaatcggaaaaatgtttga
- a CDS encoding hypothetical protein (NECATOR_CHRV.G17552.T2) produces the protein MVLILTLFIEEVSSGLNHTSTGDWTTEDLETVEYSTESPYLLGTTRRTTKRIIATRYSRTKTYTTTKTTREHKTSRTTTKTTKQHKTSRTTRKTTRESKTSTKKKPITVPSSTPNTAIVKTLKTFVTVIIQKVSTPAPSPRKRRSTKSAEDMTLGPLMLQQLNELRDRSRIAFENSRRKRRDYKEHDIRYLWILFTLPIIALFAYILSVIIRRKKYHAKMGSSRTQPAFKSEVKVITSEELRRKNWTYIKTPLTPVRDQFDAKKFTDRGPLVLTKELQGDVKFADVTSSKEITKVEFDEGLNEIVGIGSCVEVITESERKPSIIGVQPTAQTNSEIDKPATKPASQKAKMKEVGDLELTQDKSVKSMKNKQKTGSDSQADRKNSRRAIARTMGTPSSRKENRKNV, from the exons ATGGTGCTTATTTTGACCTTGTTCATTGAGGAG GTCAGCAGCGGTCTTAATCACACCTC aacGGGAGATTGGACTACAGAGGACCTTGAAACAGTCGAATATTCTACAGAATCACCATACCTTCTTGGAACAACAAGAC GGACAACGAAAAGAATTATTGCGACAAGGTATAGCCGCACAAAAACTTATACTACAACGAAAACAACAAGAGAACATAAAACAAGCCGTACCacaacgaaaacaacaaaacaacacaaaacaaGCCGTACTACAAGGAAAACAACAAGAGAAAGTAAAACAAGCACAAAGAAAAAGCCGATTACTGTACCATCATCAACACCTAAT ACCGCTATAGTTAAAACACTGAAAACCTTCGTCACCGTGATTATACAAAAGGTCTCTACACCTGCTCCATCTCCTCGCAAACGCAGATCTACCAAATCCGCTGAAGATATGACGCTG GGTCCTCTTATGTTGCAACAATTAAACGAACTTCGGGACCGAAGTCGAATTGCTTTCGAGAATTCAAGACGAAAACGAAGAGATTATAAGGAACATGA TATTCGTTACCTTTGGATCCTGTTCACTCTTCCGATTATAGCACTATTCGCTTATATTCTATCCGTTAttatacgaagaaaaaaatatcatgcAAAAA TGGGCTCATCTAGGACGCAACCGGCGTTTAAATCGGAAGTGAAGGTAATAACAAGTGAAGAATTGAGGCGGAAG AACTGGACATACATCAAAACACCGCTAACACCTGTACGTGATCAATTTGATGCGAAAAAATTTACGGATCGTGGTCCACTAGTGCTAACGAAGGAGCTTCAAGGCGATGTG aaatttgctGACGTAACATCATCGAAAGAGATCACAAAAGTGGAATTCGATGAAGGATTAAATGAAATTGTTGGAATAGGTTCATGTGTAGAAGTGATTACTGAGAGTGAG CGAAAACCATCAATAATCGGAGTTCAGCCAACTGCACAAACAAATAGTGAAATCGATAAG CCAGCCACGAAGCCAGCCtctcaaaaagcaaaaatgaaagaagttgGAGATCTGGAATTAACGCAGGATAAATCAGTAAAGAGTATGAAAAACAAG caaaaaaccGGATCCGATTCACAGGCGGATCGCAAAAATTCCCGGAGAGCTATTGCACGAACAATGGGTACGCCGtcaagcagaaaagaaaatcggaaaaatgtttga
- a CDS encoding hypothetical protein (NECATOR_CHRV.G17553.T1) yields the protein MQFTVLLVFHCALLVAIAHSTPTPQVRTACTAEQHTEMPCLCCKKDCWYTIASAATHELGHMPGEAGEREALATLRLIRTCMITDCADICFVGVPF from the exons ATGCAGTTCACAGTCCTACTAGTCTTCCATTGCGCTCTACTCGTCGCTATTG CCCATTCAACGCCAACGCCTCAAGTGCGAACAGCATGCACTGCGGAGCAACATACTGAAATGCCTTGTCTATGCTGCAAAAAAGATTGTTGGTACACTATTGCATCG gcaGCAACACATGAGCTAGGTCATATGCCTGGCGAGGCTGGTGAACGGGAAGCTCTTGCAACCTTACGTCTTATTCGTACATGTATGATCACTGATTGTGCAGACATCTGTTTTGTTGGTGTTcccttttaa
- a CDS encoding hypothetical protein (NECATOR_CHRV.G17554.T1), with amino-acid sequence MPSSLRRLRKDEQSHACFCNLQSKLYVFLGVFPGQLDKSNKLLLLLLLLLLLLLLLLLLLLLLLLLLLLLLLLLLLLLLLLLLLLLLLLLLLLLLLLLLLLLLLLLLLLLLLLLLLLLLLLLLLLLLLLLLLLLLLLLLLLLLLLLLLLLLLLLLLLLLLLLLLLLLLLLLLLLLLLLLLLLLLLLLLLLLLLLLLLLLLLLLLLLLLLLLLLLLLLLLLLLLLLLLLLLLLLLLLLLLLLLLLLLLLLLLLLLLLLLLLLLLLLLLLLLLLLLLLLLLLLLLLLLLLLLLLLLLLLLLLLLLLLLLLLLLLLLLLLLLLLLLLLLLLLLLLLLLLLLLLLLLLLLLY; translated from the exons ATGCCATCTTCTTTACGACGATTACGGAAGGATGAGCAGAGCCACGCTTGTTtctgtaatctacaatccaaaCTGTACGTATTCCTTGGGGTTTTCCCTGGG CAACTGGACAAAtccaataaattattattattattattattattattattattattattattattattattattattattattattattattattattattattattattattattattattattattattattattattattattattattattattattattattattattattattattattattattattattattattattattattattattattattattattattattattattattattattattattattattattattattattattattattattattattattattattattattattattattattattattattattattattattattattattattattattattattattattattattattattattattattattattattattattattattattattattattattattattattattattattattattattattattattattattattattattattattattattattattattattattattattattattattattattattattattattattattattattattattattattattattattattattattattattattattattattattattattattattattattattattattattattattattattattattattattattattattattattattattattattattattattattattattattattattattattattattattattattattattattattattattattattattattattattattattattattattattattattattattattattattattattattattattattattattattattattattattattattattattattattattattattattattattattattattattattattattattattattattattattattattattattattattatattga
- a CDS encoding hypothetical protein (NECATOR_CHRV.G17555.T2), which yields MDLVDDGQRLYGILDCRNGKLIIKNEKVVIYENPVVGKQGIIDGIVEEREWIPNFHSRDVLLSCWWNRMKLKEKPLKRQDAGSGFHYENIRTTHDYPNPCRAGELSLSCNSSAYSSPLRAPPPPPAILRWKEVQESWGGCNRNAQHLQDLFLDLLDEVNQQVPRALELIRERV from the exons atggatttggTGGatgatggtcaaagactatacgggatcctagattgcagaaacgg GAAGCTCATCATTAAGAATGAGAAGGTGGTCATCTACGAAAACCCTGTGGTGGGGAAGCAAGGAATAATTGATGGAATAGTGGAAGAGCGAGAGTGGATCCCAAACTTCCATTCTAGAGATGTTCTTCTCTCGTGTTGGTGGAATAGGATGAAATTAAAGGAGAAGCCGCTTAAGAG ACAAGATGCCGGAAGCGGTTTCCACTACGAAAACATCCGAACAACACACGATTATCCTAACCCATGCCGTGCTGGAGAGCTATCATTGTCTTGTAATTCCTCAGCCTACTCCTCCCCACTACGAGCTCCTCCGCCACCTCCAGCAATTCTTAGATGGAAGGAAGTGCAGGAAAGCTGGGGAGGATGTAACAGAAATGCTCAACATCTTCAGGACCTATTCCTAGACCTTCTGGATGAAGTGAATCAACAAGTTCCCCGAGCGTTGGAGTTGATCAGGGAACGCGTCTAG
- a CDS encoding hypothetical protein (NECATOR_CHRV.G17555.T1), giving the protein MKLKEKPLKRQDAGSGFHYENIRTTHDYPNPCRAGELSLSCNSSAYSSPLRAPPPPPAILRWKEVQESWGGCNRNAQHLQDLFLDLLDEVNQQVPRALELIRERV; this is encoded by the exons ATGAAATTAAAGGAGAAGCCGCTTAAGAG ACAAGATGCCGGAAGCGGTTTCCACTACGAAAACATCCGAACAACACACGATTATCCTAACCCATGCCGTGCTGGAGAGCTATCATTGTCTTGTAATTCCTCAGCCTACTCCTCCCCACTACGAGCTCCTCCGCCACCTCCAGCAATTCTTAGATGGAAGGAAGTGCAGGAAAGCTGGGGAGGATGTAACAGAAATGCTCAACATCTTCAGGACCTATTCCTAGACCTTCTGGATGAAGTGAATCAACAAGTTCCCCGAGCGTTGGAGTTGATCAGGGAACGCGTCTAG